Proteins from a genomic interval of Rosa chinensis cultivar Old Blush chromosome 2, RchiOBHm-V2, whole genome shotgun sequence:
- the LOC112187101 gene encoding thylakoid lumenal 16.5 kDa protein, chloroplastic, with protein MATASLSSAHTFLSVTTLSSSQKGNTRRHLTFCKAHSDSSPAASPALTKRGLSISFATSLVFSVVGGGCFISNAAILEADDDVELMERVKKDRQKRLEKQLVISSAKKETGDLQELVFRLSKVGQAIDGNDLSTASSVLGDTDWVKKANLALNKLSSSPEEQTEVDAFNSSLASLISSVTKNDVESSKLAFVSSASAIEKWTALTGLVDQLKGL; from the exons atgGCCACAGCCTCTCTCTCTAGTGCACACACATTCCTCTCTGTAACAACATTAAGTTCTTCCCAGAAAGGCAACACCAGGAGACACTTGACCTTTTGCAAAGCACACAGTGACTCATCACCAGCGGCATCTCCAGCTCTGACCAAGAGAGGCCTCTCCATCAGCTTTGCCACCAGCCTTGTGTTCTCAGTGGTTGGTGGAGGCTGCTTCATTTCCAATGCAGCAATTCTAGAAGCTGATGATGATGTGGAGCTTATGGAAAGGGTTAAGAAAGATAGGCAGAAGAGGCTTGAAAAACAGTTGGTCATCAGCTCTGCCAAAAAAGAAACAG GAGATCTACAGGAACTGGTGTTCAGGCTGAGCAAAGTAGGCCAGGCCATCGATGGTAACGATTTGTCTACAGCTAGTTCAGTTCTCGGGGATACAGATTGGGTTAAGAAGGCCAATCTAGCTTTGAACAAG CTGAGCTCTAGTCCTGAAGAGCAGACAGAGGTGGATGCATTCAATTCCTCACTAGCTTCATTGATATCATCAG TTACAAAGAATgatgtagagtcctccaaacttgcGTTTGTGTCGTCTGCCAGTGCAATCGAGAAATGGACAGCATTAACCGGGCTAGTTGACCAGCTTAAGGGACTTTAA
- the LOC112187100 gene encoding methyl-CpG-binding domain-containing protein 11: MASSVEKEEVVTLELPAPSGWIKKFVPKQSGTPKKNEIIFTAPTGEEISNKKQLEQYLKAHPGGPSVSEFDWGTGETPRRSARISEKVKATPSPESDPPKKRSRKTSASKKDSKEKEAASQGTEETKVSHVQDADKAVKDNDTEMEKADVKENQDEDKVQDADTKAEVAPPEEAKVDVGTNDGKEVEGSGSGEQNEKKGLEGGKVEEKVGQPPSEAQEKEVTGDQGKADIATAHEDKHEGEGEEKEKHNESETKEKEAAQGKDEEHKSSGVHELGKKIEAAVTDNCSNGNEAAKV, from the exons ATGGCAAGCTCAGTGGAGAAGGAGGAGGTTGTGACCTTAGAGCTACCAGCTCCTTCTGGTTGGATTAAGAAG TTTGTGCCCAAGCAAAGTGGAACTCCTAAGAAAAATGAGATCATATTTACGGCTCCAACTGGAGAGGAGATCTCCAACAAAAAACAGCTGGAACAATACCTGAAGGCACACCCTGGTGGCCCTTCAGTGTCGGAGTTTGATTGGGGCACTGGTGAGACCCCAAGGAGATCGGCTAGGATCAGTGAGAAGGTCAAGGCAACTCCATCCCCAGAGAGTGATCCCCCAAAGAAGCGAAGCAGAAAAACATCAGCTTCGAAGAAGGATAGCAAAGAGAAGGAAGCTGCCTCTCAAGGAACTGAGGAGACAAAAGTTAGTCATGTGCAAGATGCTGATAAAGCTGTGAAGGATAACGATACTGAGATGGAAAAGgctgatgtgaaggaaaaccaaGATGAGGATAAAGTACAAGATGCAGATACCAAGGCAGAAGTAGCTCCTCCCGAAGAAGCTAAAGTTGATGTAGGAACCAATGATGGGAAGGAAGTTGAGGGTTCTGGCTCTGGAgaacaaaatgaaaagaaaggttTGGAAGGAGGAAAAGTAGAAGAAAAGGTCGGGCAACCACCGTCTGAGGCGCAGGAAAAGGAAGTGACCGGGGATCAGGGCAAAGCAGACATAGCTACCGCACATGAGGACAAAcatgaaggagaaggagaggaaaaagaaaaacataatgAAAGTGAAACTAAGGAGAAAGAAGCAGCACAAGGGAAGGATGAGGAACATAAGAGTTCAGGTGTTCATGAGTTAGGCAAGAAGATTGAAGCAGCAGTGACTGACAATTGCAGCAACGGCAATGAGGCTGCGAAGGTTTAG